A region of Thermococcus barossii DNA encodes the following proteins:
- a CDS encoding BlaI/MecI/CopY family transcriptional regulator, with protein sequence MEPHEFKLTEEGIKAVLPPLEAEIMEHMWKVQVATAGQVYEYMKVKHPDIRRSTISILMNRLCERGLLKRSVEKGRGGMRYVYSITTTREEFEEKVVQSILDALMTNFKEATYAYLSRIKK encoded by the coding sequence ATGGAACCGCACGAATTCAAGCTCACCGAAGAGGGTATAAAGGCTGTTCTCCCACCCCTCGAAGCCGAGATAATGGAGCACATGTGGAAGGTTCAGGTCGCCACCGCAGGCCAGGTCTACGAGTACATGAAGGTGAAGCATCCGGACATAAGGCGCTCCACCATAAGCATCCTCATGAACCGCCTGTGCGAGCGCGGCCTTCTCAAGAGGAGCGTCGAGAAGGGCAGGGGCGGGATGAGATACGTCTATTCCATAACGACAACCAGGGAGGAGTTCGAAGAGAAGGTCGTTCAGAGCATCCTCGATGCACTGATGACAAACTTCAAGGAGGCGACCTACGCGTACCTGTCCAGAATTAAAAAGTGA